The Hevea brasiliensis isolate MT/VB/25A 57/8 chromosome 1, ASM3005281v1, whole genome shotgun sequence genome has a window encoding:
- the LOC110660991 gene encoding putative disease resistance protein At3g14460, translating to MKRLINLCCLDLRGTRLRRMPPHMGNLKKLRTLTNFSLGKESGSGIEELGKLQHIRGDLSIENLQNANPKHVGEANLRAKEHLKTLEFQWSGKSKDSERARSVLKELRPHEKVENLRIFGYEGVKFPEWVGFFPSSLSNLVCLKLSNCYNCSTLPPLGQLTSLKELSIIGFTKLMFVGSEFYGSCGPAMKPFRSLEILRFERMKQWEEWKDGDGAFPQLEELYVKECPKLTKAFPSHLPCLKKLQVVGCKKQLVVSLRVPHAIPEVMLMDNSIEVELKQLPSGMHCLKLYESDLVNSLFKWNGLLSSLEEIQLYGCDMEYFPLEFFPNLQRVEICECSYLKSLGASQQIEGESSSCRNLVSFGKGESPAPKLTKLFLEDCVNLKSLPECIGSHPSLVKLEIRSCRELELFPKGSLPSKLESLIIEDCLELKIKVIAGVGSNYEGDAETVLLPSTLTCLKIQRLRNLESLNYEGLINLRKLIIGCFPNLRSVPERMQVLLPSLVELEIFDCPKLEPFLKGGLPSQLKSLFICGCQEAIAGLVKRDFRALPNNEVESIPEETLLPSSLTYLKIWNFDNLKYLELHHLTSLKTLRIRKCPNLQRTAKDKLSSLSELMIDDCPLLSQQC from the coding sequence ATGAAAAGGTTAATCAACTTGTGTTGTCTTGATCTTAGAGGAACAAGATTGCGAAGAATGCCACCGCATATGGGTAATCTGAAGAAGCTCCGAACGTTGACTAATTTCAGTTTGGGAAAAGAGAGCGGATCGGGTATTGAAGAGTTGGGAAAGCTTCAACATATACGGGGAGATCTTAGCATTGAGAATCTACAAAATGCTAATCCTAAACATGTTGGGGAAGCCAATCTGAGGGCTAAGGAGCACCTTAAGACATTGGAGTTCCAATGGAGTGGTAAAAGCAAGGATTCAGAACGCGCAAGAAGCGTACTCAAGGAGTTGAGGCCTCATGAGAAGGTGGAAAATCTTCGCATATTTGGTTATGAGGGTGTCAAATTTCCAGAGTGGGTAGGTTTCTTTCCATCTTCATTATCAAATTTAGTATGCTTGAAGCTCAGTAACTGCTACAACTGCTCCACTTTGCCTCCGCTTGGACAGTTAACATCTCTAAAGGAACTCTCAATCATAGGATTTACAAAGCTCATGTTTGTGGGTTCTGAGTTCTATGGAAGCTGCGGTCCTGCAATGAAGCCATTTAGATCCCTAGAAATTCTGAGGTTTGAAAGGATGAAACAGTGGGAGGAGTGGAAAGATGGTGATGGAGCCTTCCCTCAACTCGAAGAGCTTTATGTTAAAGAGTGCCCCAAACTAACAAAGGCATTTCCCAGTCACCTTCCTTGTTTAAAAAAGCTTCAAGTTGTGGGATGTAAAAAGCAGCTTGTGGTTTCACTTCGAGTGCCTCATGCCATTCCTGAAGTGATGTTAATGGATAATTCTATTGAAGTGGAGTTAAAGCAATTGCCTTCTGGGATGCATTGCTTGAAACTTTATGAATCGGACTTGGTAAATTCACTATTCAAGTGGAATGGTCTTCTCTCTTCTTTAGAAGAAATCCAATTGTATGGTTGTGATATGGAGTACTTCCCGTTGGAGTTTTTCCCCAATCTACAGAGAGTTGAAATCTGTGAGTGTTCATATTTAAAATCCCTCGGTGCATCTCAGCAAATTGAAGGAGAAAGCAGTTCCTGCCGTAACTTAGTATCTTTTGGCAAAGGAGAATCACCTGCCCCAAAATTGACTAAGCTTTTCTTAGAAGATTGCGTAAATTTGAAGTCACTGCCTGAATGTATAGGCTCTCACCCTTCCCTTGTGAAATTGGAAATTAGAAGTTGTAGAGAACTAGAGTTATTTCCAAAAGGGAGTTTGCCATCCAAATTAGAATCTCTTATCATCGAAGATTGTTTGGAACTCAAAATCAAAGTCATTGCTGGCGTTGGTAGTAATTACGAAGGAGATGCGGAAACGGTGCTGCTGCCCTCCACTCTCACCTGTCTTAAAATCCAAAGACTTCGAAATCTGGAATCTCTCAACTACGAGGGGCTTATAAACCTAAGAAAGTTAATCATCGGCTGCTTCCCTAACCTCCGGTCCGTGCCAGAACGCATGCAAGTGCTCCTCCCTTCTCTTGTGGAATTGGAAATATTTGATTGTCCAAAACTGGAACCGTTCCTAAAAGGAGGTTTGCCCTCTCAATTAAAGTCACTTTTTATCTGTGGCTGCCAAGAAGCCATTGCTGGGCTAGTGAAACGCGATTTTCGGGCGCTACCAAACAATGAAGTGGAATCCATACCAGAAGAGACGCTGTTGCCCTCCTCTCTTACCTATCTTAAAATCTGGAATTTTGACAATCTCAAGTATCTAGAGCTTCACCACCTCACCTCTCTAAAAACATTGAGAATCAGGAAGTGCCCTAATCTCCAGCGCACAGCAAAAGATAAGCTATCCTCTCTTTCTGAACTTATGATCGATGATTGTCCTCTGCTAAGTCAACAGTGCTAA
- the LOC131169391 gene encoding putative disease resistance RPP13-like protein 1, producing the protein MAEVVTGAFLSSMFQFLFERMDSPEILAFFMGRKLNRALVRKLKITMIIVNGLIDQAEEKQIVMRTEKKWLDELKDAAYEADDLFDEIAYEALRSKLNAGSVARKVSKLFSSHNSFENAMNAKLEEILELLECLLRQMNALGLNLKDDLGDEPSSHKTPTTSVIPYGHFGIYGREHDRQNIIRSLLSNDSNGVSAICIVGISGVGKTALAQHVYYDKQVDRHFDLKAWVYVSEEFNVFKITTDIYNQVSSEDIYMVKCSKELQLELKQKLKGKKFLLVLDDVWSDELTEWESLLEPLEAGRQGSKIVVTTHKESVASALQHYHMHIDIHNLEKLSDDNCRHLLETYAFHNQVSHSSHSVFEDVGKKIAENCRGLPLVLKTVGSLLRSKRNVQEWEEILKNMLPSDNILSTLKLSYYSLPSHLKQCFAYCGIFPKGYEFYKEDLVRLWMAEGFIIEAKDGNDNEVVGDAYFNDLLSRSFFQMSGGSQKCFVMHDHIYDLAKSISGEFCFMMEGKDSSVEVPSKTRYLYVRHGDSCHSHAFAIFEFPRSINQKATSFYE; encoded by the exons ATGGCGGAGGTGGTAACGGGAGCATTTCTCTCCAGTATGTTTCAGTTTCTGTTCGAGAGGATGGATTCACCCGAGATTCTTGCCTTCTTCATGGGTCGCAAACTCAACCGTGCACTGGTGAGGAAGTTGAAGATTACTATGATCATTGTTAATGGATTGATTGATCAAGCTGAGGAGAAGCAGATTGTTATGCGTACTGAGAAGAAGTGGCTCGATGAGCTCAAAGATGCGGCCTATGAGGCCGATGACTTATTCGATGAGATTGCTTATGAAGCTCTGCGATCAAAGTTGAATGCTGGATCTGTAGCAAGAAAAGTGAGCAAGCTTTTCTCTTCTCATAACTCATTTGAAAACGCAATGAATGCAAAATTAGAAGAGATCCTTGAGCTGCTTGAATGTTTACTGAGACAAATGAATGCCCTTGGTCTGAATTTGAAAGACGACCTTGGAGATGAGCCATCATCGCACAAAACACCAACTACTTCAGTAATACCATATGGCCATTTTGGTATCTATGGTAGGGAACATGACAGGCAAAATATCATACGGTCACTGTTATCTAATGATAGCAATGGCGTAAGTGCGATTTGCATAGTTGGTATAAGTGGTGTCGGTAAAACCGCCCTTGCTCAGCATGTCTACTACGACAAACAAGTAGATAGGCACTTTGATCTCAAAGCATGGGTCTATGTCTCAGAAGAATTCAATGTCTTCAAGATAACAACTGATATTTATAACCAGGTCTCTTCAGAGGACATTTATATGGTCAAGTGTTCCAAAGAGCTTCAACTAGAGCTGAAGCAAAAATTAAAGGGGAAAAAATTTTTGCTCGTCTTGGATGATGTCTGGAGTGATGAGCTTACTGAATGGGAAAGTTTATTGGAACCTTTGGAGGCTGGGAGACAAGGAAGTAAGATTGTTGTTACAACTCACAAGGAAAGCGTAGCATCAGCTTTGCAACATTACCATATGCACATTGATATTCATAATTTGGAGAAACTAAGTGATGATAATTGCCGGCACCTGCTTGAAACATATGCATTTCATAATCAAGTTTCCCATTCATCACATTCAGTCTTTGAAGATGTTGGCAAGAAAATAGCCGAAAATTGCAGAGGTCTACCATTAGTTCTGAAAACAGTTGGGAGTCTCCTCCGATCCAAAAGAAATGTTCAAGAATGGGAAGAGATATTAAAGAACATGTTGCCGAGTGACAACATTCTTTCAACTTTAAAATTGAGTTATTATTCTCTCCCTTCGCATCTGAAACAATGCTTTGCTTATTGTGGAATATTTCCAAAGGGTTATGAATTCTACAAGGAGGATTTGGTCCGTTTATGGATGGCAGAGGGTTTTATAATAGAAGCCAAAGACGGTAATGATAATGAAGTTGTGGGTGATGCATATTTTAATGATCTTTTGTCAAGATCTTTCTTTCAAATGTCTGGTGGCTCTCAGAAATGCTTTGTTATGCATGACCACATTTATGACTTAGCCAAATCCATATCTGGAGAATTTTGTTTCATGATGGAGGGTAAAGATTCATCCGTTGAGGTTCCTTCAAAGACTCGCTACTTGTATGTTCGTCATGGAGATAGTTGTCATTCACATG CATTTGCGATATTTGAATTTCCGCGGAGCATCAATCAGAAAGCTACCTCATTCTATGAGTAG